GaaatttactttctctctctaaagaaaaaatcgctctgaagtaacaaaagaaaaatgaaaaaggaattgaagcttttaaaggaaaatctaaGCTCTGAAAAGCCCTCACACGTGGTGCTCCATCcgatcaagcagcctaccccacagtgacaaggggcatcctccttgaggggcaaatgatgtggcctaaaagaatgccacctgacTGCACTATCAAAGCCCAGAAGAAAGAGCCCAAAAGCTTGCCTACGGACATTTCTCAAACTtcacagggcccaggcccaagcGATTAAGAGGTCCACATTGGTCCTAAACAAGCCTCCAGAACCaatgcaggacacgtgtcccaatcttacgtaaacactcaatcatgcaggaccagttcccgagaaaccctagcactataaatagtgcagatccctaggtaaaagggcattcaattcttgcccaCCAACAACAAACTTACCTTTGCTcttccttctctctacaaattacttatctctctagcttatacttacttaagcatcggagggaatattcctacgggaatattcttgtttacGGGAATATTCCTACGTAAGCgacaaatgttgtgggatcttttacggtgctgacgtggcacgcgctccACGCGCTCCAaatcccgtaggaatattcccgtAAACAAGAATATTCTCGTAGGAATATTctctccgatgcttaagtaagtataagctagagagataagtaatttgtagagagaaggcagagcaaaggtaAGTTTGTTGTTGGtgggcaagaattgaatgcccttttaccttgggatctgagctatttatagtgctagggtttcttggggactgcaccctcaaccctagatgtgggatgcgtgccccttggggatttaggacacgtggccttCGGCCTGCAATGATGGACCTTCCATATTTGGAGTGGCTTTCAAAGAGAATGGGATTTGTCAAATGGGGCTCTGTCTTTATTCTGGTGGGGTACCAGgattttgggccttctttctaggTCTGAGCTCATCTGACGAGTATGAGTCGTAGgctgcctctttgggctttgtgggagatatattcaagcccacatcatttgcccctcatgaggagtgaaaacagacgttagttttcactgctcttggagtgtccaacgaggtgatgacgcgtggcaggggtaatcatttcttacccctctataaataagtggccaaTTTGAGTGATTTCCCCCCTCATTTCCAGTGATCAATTGAGAGCAATAGgagaaggcgatttccggcgtcttaCATCCACCGAAATCCACCGTAGCACCGCCACGATCTTCAAAGTCgtgttcttgcagttcttcatccaagttctttcacaaactctcttttgatttatcaggtaaattctttctttggaaaaatgtcactagtggaaaaaggcttatttgcatccccgcatttgccacgccattctaaacatgtgacgcaaatgacaaattttagcataaaatttagtcatttgcgtcgcagctttgttaaactgcgacgcaattaactcaatcaagtgcgtcgcagatttactaatctgcgacgcaaatgactctggggggcatcctagagtcatttgcgtcgcagtttagtaattctgcgacgcaaatgatgttttgaattttttctaaaatttaattttgttggcGCTAGCTAGCTCTCCAATGCGATATTCCACAGCGACCTAAATTGAAACCCAATTGCAAAAGCTTCACCCCTCACTGCTTCAATTCCTTCCTCCAACTTCCTCGGCCTTCCTCGTCCTCCGCCGTCAACCTCGTCCTCCGCCGTCAACCTCCGTCTTCCTCGACCTGCTGTTCGTCTTCCTGCCGTGTCAACCTCCTCTTCGCACAGCTCATTGTCCTCCAACTTCCTGCTCGTCGCCGCCCCCTGATCGTCGTTCAACCCCCGGCCTCTTCACAGGTCACTGTCGCCGCTGCTTGCTAACGCCGTCGGCTGCCACGCCGCTGGCCCTCCTCTCTTCAATTGCTCCATCTATTAATTAGGtacatttaaattttattttgtggatattatttaattgaattttaattgtgcattttaattataattgtggatattatgtttgaattttaatggtacattttagttgaattttaagattgaattttaattgtggatattatttaattgaattttaattgtgcacatttaagatttaggttttgttgaattttaattgtagtttttggtgaattgtaatagttggttttgttgaaattatttgtttattacaattaggttttgttgaattaaggttatgaaatgaatttttgggtttgtgtaggtttatgagatggtttgtgtaggttatgaaatgatgttttgggtttgctacaaaattcgggtttgtgaatttgtgatgtgaaatgaattgtactatgggaacttgttattagttatggtaggttttgttggaagccatggatttataatgatatgaatagcctagtttatattctaacctttgacaaaatttggtcatattgttttatctttagtggttgaaaatggatcggagttggatgtatggtagtaaacgattttctacaaggttcttacaagggattcaagagttcattaaggttgccttgaaacatcaatcagaacatgaatcaagtttaattctgtgtccttgttgtgattgcaataattcaagggggtatcgggatattgatgatattgttgatcacatagttcgtcgcggttttaagggtaactacacgacgtggacatggcatggtgagagcatagatcatggggcaagttctagtatgccgagctcgagtcagcataatcattgtgataatggtgatgataatgaaattgaggatgatattggtgttgaaagtgaggaagaagaggagaaagataggatagatgatatgatgcatgatgtggaagaccatcatttcgttgagcgtccccatatgtatgatagtataatcaaagcttccgcaacaccattatatcctggttctacacaaactgtacttggtgccgtcatcgaatatttcaacttaaaggtggaaaacggttggaccaacaagagtttttcacagtttttggaggccacgtctggtaatcttcctgaaggaaacaaacttccaaggtctaactatgaggcccagaagtttatgtgtcctttgggtatggattatgagaagatacacgcgtgtccaaatgattgcgtgttgtatcgaaagcagtatgcaaatctgcatgagtgtccaagatgcggattgtcccgttacaagatcgtggagaatgatgcaacatcaactaagaagaaaccttctccggctaaggtgctttggtatcttccaattataccaagatttaagcgccttttctcagaagagaaaactgcaaaactcttgaggtggcatgccgaggggaggaagaaagatgggttaatgaggcatcctgctgattctccacaatggaggaacattgatcgaaagtacaaggtctttagggaagaagttcggaatctcaggcttggtctttgcacggatggaatgaacccatttgggacacttagtacccaatatagcacttggccggttcttctcaccatatacaatttgcctccttggttatgcatgaagcgtagatacatcatgttgtcgctcttaatctctgggcctaaacaacccggaaatgacatagatgtgtatctagagccactcattgaagatttgaaattgttgtgggatgaaggggtgttgatgtttgatgcatacaccaaaaccaatttcactttacgtgccatgattttttgtacgataaatgatttcccggcttatggaaatttgtcagggtattctgtaaagggaaagaaggcatgtccagtttgtcatgatgatttggtctcgaggcgcctaaaattttgtgggaaagatgtgtacatggtgttacggcaatatgtttgtcttcagagtatgctagtgtaaaagatagaacacttgtagataagacgaactcttactatggagtcattgaagaaatattagagttggaatataagtattttaagattcctctattccggtgcaagtgggttgatattagtcgcggtgtcaaaaaggatgaacatgggtacctgacacttgtaaactttagtcgagttgggcatcttgcagatcctttcatattagcatcacaggcaaaacaaatcttttacatggttgaccctgccgatcgtagttggtcagttgttctggaaggcaaaagaagaatacttggcgttgaggatgtagatgatgaagaagagtatgatgagcagtttaatgagattccaccttcctcctggcatatccctcaaatgattgacgatgttgacatgagttatacacgccgagatcatgatgaaggattttatgttgaaaaagagaaatagtgagataggtactattttggcaactattttttcaccaagttaatttgtagattagttaaaagttgggttcgaaaatgtcatttttgcctaaatatgtactataacgacccaattacccttaaatgtggaataatagattagtacgaggcttagaaagttataactatgcatatgagacatgtaataagtttgaaaacattccttaggttctttggttcaaagttaggttcgaaaatgtcatttttgcctaaatatgtattataacgacccaattacccttaaatgtggaataatagattattacgaggcttagaaagttataactatgcatatgagacatgtaataagtttgaaaacattccttaggttctttggttcaaagttgggttcgaaaatgtcatttttgcctaaatatgtattataacgacccaattacccttaaatgtggaataatagattattacgaggcttagaaagttataactatgcatatgagacatgtaataagtttgaaaacattccttaggttctttggttcaaagttgggttcgaaaatgtcatttttgcctaaatatgtactataacgacccaattacccttaaatgtggaataatagattattacgaggcttagaaagttataactatgcatatgagacatgtaataagtttgaaaacattccttaggttctttggttcaaagttgggttcgaaaatgtcatttttgcctaaatatgtattataacgacccaattacccttaaatgtggaataatagattagtacgaggcttagaaagttataactatgcatatgagacatgtaataagtttgaaaacattccttaggttctttggttcaaagttgggttcgaaaatgtcatttttgcctaaatatgtactataacgacccaattacccttaaatgtggaataatagattattacgaggcttagaaagttataactatgcatatgagacatgtaataagtttgaaaacattccttaggttctttggttcaaagttgggtccgaaaacgtcatttttgcctaaatatgtactataacgacccaattacccttaaatgtggaataatagattattacgaggcttagaaagttataactatgcatatgagacatgtaataagtttgaaaacattccttaggttctttggttcaaagttgggttcgaaaatgtcatttttgcctaaatatgtactataacgacccaattacccttaaatgtggaataatagattagtacgaggctttagGATAGTGGTGGTTGTTCAAAGGATGATGGATGGTTACACCTGATACTTCTTTATTCAGGGAATTTCCATACTCCTTGAATTCTTATGCAACTGGTCTCTATATTATGCTCATGGAGCTGGATATTATGTCATCCATGTTTGCACTCCCAAACTACCTCCCAACCCGGAAAAAAAACATCTTATTTGGATTTAAGTGTCTGCTAAGTTCCTGTGTACCATCTAATTGCTGGTTGTTAGTATCTGAAGGTTATTTCAGGAGCTTGGTTGTGCTTTCTTTGTTGCTTAATCTTTAAAGAACAGTCTGTTTTTGGGTGGGTTTGTGGACCAAAATTTTGCATATTCAAATTCATTCCCCAGCATTtgtacagaactgatcagaactgaccagttctatgcactgatctgcacagctcagatcagaactgtgcagatcagtgcacagaactggtcagaactgatcagttctgtgcactgatctgcatagttctgatctgagctgtgcagatcagtgcacagaactggtcagctctgatcagttctgtgcactgatctgcacagttctgatctgagctgtgcagatcagtgcacagaactgatcagttctgaccagttctgtgcactgatctgcacagttctgatctgagctgtgcagatcagtgcacagaactggtcagctctgatcagttctgtgcactgatctgcacagttctgatctgagctgtgcagatcagtgcacagaactggtcagttctttatttttattttaaaatcctgcttttgaaggtatgtaattttgatgattttccaatgcagtagcgtcaggcatggatgaagatcaacacgcaaattcaggtccttctaacaaatcaccaaatcaagtgccccaaaagcaaaaaaagaagccaagaggccctacaaaaggaataaaatccatgcccggggttccaagaaaaattgaatgggatcacttggaccgacccacagggaaatgggcaacggattacaagaatcacattggcgagataagtcgcgcaaaggtttcaatattgatcagaacctgggaagatgtttcacaaggaataaaagacactttgtgggaagacgtcaaggtaaccggttttattttggaaattcagttgtacatatctacgtgtctttttcatgtgctaaaagactttcttgttccttttctttttctttcatttagagagaatttcatatcacagatgaaactaagaaagaagttgtcttaaagagttgtgataagcgttggagggaattcaaatcaagattgACGACTGGTTGGATTCGGGGTACAAGGAAAAggccaaaagatgaaaagatgccatatgatttgtatagttatataactaaggatatatggaaggaatttgtgaagatacgtacctccgaagaagctgaggtataaaaattattcttatttaaagtcttgttataatctaagttttattttgttgtaataatttcttttacccccctaaaattaggaaataagtgagaaagcaagacaaagtcaatctttcaacatatatcctcatcatatgggacagaaatcatatgctgaaatgacaagtgaatggcagagaaaagggtacattccctcagtttcttcgtcatctgaaggttcctctgcgtctacaatttcttcaagtttgccgagtaggacatgtttatggcttcttgcaagatcgaaaccagatgagaaaggaaatccttacttgccggatgagggcacacaaaaggtcaaagaaaatattgtaagttcatttaacaattttgcgtaatgttgtgattcctctaatttcatatatgttcttaaatatgaaaccaagtgttgaacttttctcaaaaccatttgatttcatgtaggatgaatggaaaaggaaacaagatgaaggggaatttgttcccaaaagtgcacgagatgatgtcttatctcgtgcacttggtaagactaaagaagggagaccactaacatttggtggtggagtaggcatcaaagctgtgtgggggaccggagagcggcgtagctttcgacggtatggagatgcggagatggaggaaatggaagcaagagtgaccaaaagggtcaaagatgagacaatacaagagatgaactccaagatggatgccatggtcatggagaaatttatcacatttgctaaagaacttggtgtccaaataccaagccatatgaggatagacgcaaatgttcatagtagttgtcgttccgggggtttagatccatttgccgacattacggtatgataatttgtgtttttcaagtactttgtttctagttaattctattgaacttttctaacatgttacattgtatttgcgttattgttcaaaataaataataaggaacctgtcccgtgccatctatacctgaacataggctcggagaaagtctttgttgcctatggtaccatatgtccagagttgctccttgatcaccacaacgacgtcacgtcccataacgtgaaagtgagcgttgatgattttgagcccgcgtacaaagaagctcccgtccccgtgccttctcaatatattaagaaacttgctcaagctcatggtaccttcactcagtggccaaaacatttggtgtcgcttacgaatgaggaggtaactaacatatgcatgataatttgaagtagaactattataccatgtatgctcactaatatgtatatcgttatttgaaaatcatacctcaggtaaacaagcctacaagtaaagagcctaaagggaaagagaacaaagggaaagagatagtggttgggggaagtggaacaaaagcgtccaacactaaatcaaaaacctatttccttgaaaattataaagtgcaaaatttgagtggtaagtgcaatgtgatgaaaactatgatgttgggattaaaagaaggggagcacgttaaggtacattgcactaaaaggacattcaatatggaaaaggactttgaaattagtgtcaccgttgaagacaccgatcaacttctctcgggagcatggctcaatatatcaataatacaagtttttgctacgtgagttacctaaattcatattttgcccctaaattttatttttatgattgtcttaacgttcttacactctatattatagggctttgagtgagttgtgttttcacgatgattgtcaccccaatagtattggattcatgtgcccggagatgatctcggccaccatgttaaagtccgatgcagatcgaattctattgtacatgacgaggtccatgagtgcacttagttctaagacattcatcttatgtccatactacgaaaagtatgaaaattactttgaacttcgtttttaattgattgttataaatttaactttttttttctaactacatacgtttattgtttgtatgtaggagtcactggatgcttttagttctttgcttgtctaaacgtgaggtctacatatttgattctcaacagaagaagagaaatttgatgattaaggagccactaaacaagtaagtaaagtatgcatatgaaaatgccatttttgccaaaatttttgccttaggttctttagttcaaagttgggttcgaaaacatcatttttgcctaaaaatgacctaggacgacccaattagccttaaatgtgaaataatagattgtaaagggacttagaaagttataactatgcatatgagacgtgtaataagtttgaaaacattccttaggttctttggtt
This genomic stretch from Spinacia oleracea cultivar Varoflay chromosome 3, BTI_SOV_V1, whole genome shotgun sequence harbors:
- the LOC130469343 gene encoding uncharacterized protein; the encoded protein is MKTMMLGLKEGEHVKVHCTKRTFNMEKDFEISVTVEDTDQLLSGAWLNISIIQVFATALSELCFHDDCHPNSIGFMCPEMISATMLKSDADRILLYMTRSMSALSSKTFILCPYYEKYENYFELRF